In the Bacteroidales bacterium genome, one interval contains:
- a CDS encoding hydantoinase/oxoprolinase family protein, whose protein sequence is MDRYVIGIDTGGTFTDGVLLHYESRKVISAAKSLTTREDLKIGVIKVLKKLNIKEEYSIKLVGISSTLATNSVAEGKARKVGLLLIGYDQDLVEQYGLTEKLSTENISYFKGGHNAQGNEAAPLDEENIKKWIQEKESEFDAVAVSSYFSPLNPEHEERAFEIIREQTDLPVVMASQLSTKLNSIKRAATAAINASLVAVMQDFIQAVQNSLQELGIEAPLMIVRGDGTMMPYTEAVQKPVETVLSGPAASAIGGRFLARDGSALVIDMGSTTTDMALVKDSRVVVSEEGAKVGNTETAVEAAKIRTISVGCDSRISYNKKKDILIGPDRVRPLSQIAYHHKKVAGEIQSLKNTTQIRKNLFDIEYWYLHKPLDEHTLEGLNEKQRKAVELIAEPHRLSDLLSKVGVFHPSHLHLDGLIQEGKIECAALTPSDLLHVEGGMNMWDADTAFTATDYYCQVYGVNRKEFIETVFDKIVDIIVEEILIFLACQNLDYSRMPDRIDGEWGKWMLREILHSDNNYLSIDAGSRFPVIGTGAPARHFLKRAARTVHAKFILPEFSEVANAVGAVSGSVSEVREAIVFVRENEIQYSYVVKFGDRSKSFEQYREACDYAENIARKLAKEAAVKSGATDPYVDVERKTEGSLTRFIARAVGNPKLSEVQNVED, encoded by the coding sequence ATGGATCGATATGTAATAGGGATAGATACAGGAGGAACTTTTACCGATGGAGTGTTGCTCCATTATGAATCGAGAAAGGTGATTTCTGCGGCCAAGTCACTGACCACAAGAGAGGACCTTAAGATTGGTGTTATCAAGGTTTTGAAAAAACTAAACATTAAGGAGGAATATAGCATCAAACTTGTGGGTATATCAAGTACTTTGGCTACCAATTCCGTGGCTGAAGGTAAAGCCAGAAAGGTCGGATTGCTGTTGATTGGTTATGACCAGGATTTGGTAGAACAATACGGTCTCACGGAAAAGCTTTCTACCGAAAACATTTCCTATTTTAAAGGCGGCCATAATGCCCAGGGAAACGAAGCTGCCCCTCTGGATGAAGAAAACATTAAAAAATGGATTCAGGAAAAGGAATCTGAGTTTGATGCTGTGGCAGTATCCAGCTATTTCAGCCCGTTAAACCCTGAACATGAAGAGCGGGCTTTTGAGATTATCAGAGAGCAGACTGATTTGCCTGTGGTAATGGCCAGTCAGCTTTCTACAAAACTAAATTCAATAAAACGGGCGGCAACTGCGGCTATCAATGCATCTTTGGTTGCGGTGATGCAGGATTTTATTCAGGCTGTACAGAATTCCCTTCAGGAATTGGGCATTGAGGCCCCTCTTATGATTGTGCGCGGTGACGGCACGATGATGCCTTATACCGAGGCGGTGCAGAAACCGGTAGAAACGGTTCTGTCCGGTCCGGCTGCCAGTGCAATAGGAGGCAGATTCCTGGCACGTGATGGCAGTGCACTTGTTATTGACATGGGCAGTACCACTACCGATATGGCTTTGGTTAAAGATTCCAGAGTGGTGGTCTCCGAAGAGGGAGCCAAAGTGGGAAATACCGAAACGGCAGTTGAAGCAGCAAAGATCAGAACCATCAGTGTGGGCTGCGACAGCAGGATTTCCTATAACAAGAAGAAAGACATACTTATCGGGCCCGACCGGGTCAGACCGCTTTCGCAGATTGCCTATCATCATAAAAAAGTGGCCGGCGAAATACAATCGTTGAAAAATACAACACAGATCCGGAAAAACCTTTTTGATATCGAATACTGGTACTTGCATAAGCCTCTGGATGAGCATACTCTGGAGGGTTTAAACGAGAAACAAAGAAAAGCAGTGGAGTTAATTGCAGAACCTCATCGCCTTTCAGATCTGCTGAGTAAAGTGGGTGTTTTTCATCCTTCTCACCTACATCTGGATGGGTTGATACAGGAGGGGAAAATTGAATGCGCAGCACTCACCCCTTCCGATTTGTTGCATGTGGAAGGCGGAATGAATATGTGGGATGCCGATACCGCGTTCACGGCCACAGATTACTATTGCCAGGTATATGGAGTAAACCGTAAAGAATTTATAGAGACGGTTTTTGATAAGATAGTAGATATTATTGTGGAAGAGATACTCATATTCCTGGCCTGTCAGAATCTGGATTACTCCAGGATGCCCGACAGAATTGACGGAGAGTGGGGTAAATGGATGCTTCGGGAAATTCTCCATAGTGATAACAATTATCTTTCTATTGATGCGGGAAGCCGTTTTCCCGTTATCGGAACCGGTGCGCCGGCCAGGCATTTTCTTAAGCGGGCAGCCAGAACGGTTCACGCCAAGTTTATATTGCCTGAGTTCTCAGAAGTAGCCAATGCCGTGGGTGCCGTTTCAGGTTCAGTTTCTGAGGTTCGTGAAGCCATAGTATTTGTACGGGAGAATGAGATTCAGTATTCCTATGTAGTCAAATTTGGAGATAGAAGCAAAAGTTTTGAACAGTATAGGGAGGCCTGCGATTATGCTGAGAATATAGCCAGAAAACTGGCCAAGGAAGCAGCGGTGAAATCCGGAGCTACAGATCCGTATGTTGATGTGGAACGTAAAACCGAAGGTTCTTTAACCCGTTTCATAGCGAGAGCCGTTGGAAATCCGAAATTGTCAGAAGTGCAAAACGTGGAAGACTAA
- a CDS encoding DUF1638 domain-containing protein produces MKKIIACGSISPELERLREGHPEVDIQYLPQNLHRAPDKMKTYIQETLDKLTGDYETVVLGYGLCSNGIVGLKAPEQGLYIPRVHDCIALYLGSREAYHRIFKQHPGTYHLTKSWILNKTDPLGLVENEYTERVGPEMAEEAMQMEIKNYDYISFVNTNTDDVDKYRERARKNAEHFNKKFIEYKGSDDYFRKMLFGPYKSPDFIYVSPHNEVKQKEFLK; encoded by the coding sequence ATGAAGAAGATCATTGCCTGTGGCAGCATAAGTCCCGAGTTAGAGCGACTCCGGGAAGGTCATCCCGAGGTGGATATTCAATATCTTCCCCAGAATTTGCATCGTGCTCCCGATAAGATGAAAACCTATATACAGGAAACACTGGATAAGCTTACCGGGGATTATGAAACGGTAGTTCTGGGTTATGGTTTGTGCTCCAATGGCATTGTAGGGCTTAAAGCCCCGGAGCAGGGACTTTATATACCCCGGGTACATGATTGTATCGCATTGTACCTTGGTAGCCGGGAGGCCTATCATAGAATATTTAAACAGCACCCGGGCACATACCACCTGACCAAAAGCTGGATATTGAATAAGACGGACCCGCTGGGACTGGTGGAGAATGAGTATACTGAAAGGGTGGGACCCGAAATGGCGGAAGAAGCCATGCAAATGGAGATAAAAAATTATGATTACATCAGTTTTGTGAATACGAATACCGATGATGTGGATAAATACCGCGAAAGGGCCCGGAAAAATGCCGAACATTTCAATAAAAAGTTCATTGAATATAAGGGGTCGGATGATTACTTCAGGAAAATGTTGTTTGGTCCTTACAAATCCCCGGATTTTATATATGTATCACCCCATAATGAAGTGAAACAAAAAGAATTTTTAAAATAG
- a CDS encoding dihydropteroate synthase translates to MQIVGELINASRKKIRNEIKEKNYDAIAQVAKDQYEHGADFIDVNAGIFVGKEEDYVKWLIETVQENVDAPCCIDTPDPKVIEEAVKVHKGTPMLNSISLEKDRYDNMLPVVKGKDMKVIALCMSDEGMPYTKDDRLKIANKLVNNLVNNNVPLENIYVDPLVQPIGSGDNFGIEFLNTIEAIHQEYEGINTVCGLSNISYGIPRRKFANQTFMVMAITKGLNAAIMNPLDKRMMASVIAAETLLGKDPFCENYVNKYREGFFDF, encoded by the coding sequence ATGCAAATAGTAGGAGAATTGATCAATGCAAGCCGAAAAAAAATTCGGAATGAGATCAAAGAAAAAAATTATGATGCCATAGCACAGGTGGCGAAAGACCAATATGAACACGGCGCCGATTTTATTGATGTGAACGCTGGTATTTTTGTCGGTAAGGAGGAAGATTATGTCAAATGGTTGATCGAAACTGTTCAGGAAAATGTTGACGCGCCCTGCTGTATAGATACCCCGGACCCGAAAGTCATTGAAGAAGCGGTTAAAGTCCACAAGGGAACACCGATGCTGAATTCCATATCTCTGGAAAAAGACCGCTATGATAATATGTTGCCTGTAGTGAAAGGCAAAGATATGAAGGTGATCGCCCTTTGTATGAGTGATGAGGGAATGCCTTACACCAAGGATGATCGGCTTAAAATTGCAAACAAATTGGTCAACAATCTTGTTAACAATAACGTGCCGCTGGAAAATATTTATGTTGATCCCCTGGTACAGCCTATCGGATCGGGAGACAATTTCGGTATTGAGTTCCTCAACACCATTGAAGCCATTCATCAGGAATATGAAGGAATCAATACCGTTTGTGGTTTGTCCAATATATCGTATGGCATACCCAGGCGTAAATTTGCCAATCAAACCTTTATGGTGATGGCCATTACCAAAGGGCTCAATGCAGCTATTATGAATCCGCTGGATAAAAGGATGATGGCCAGCGTTATTGCAGCCGAAACCCTCTTGGGCAAGGATCCTTTCTGCGAAAATTACGTCAACAAGTACAGAGAAGGATTTTTCGATTTTTAA